The following is a genomic window from Sphingobacterium spiritivorum.
ATGCTCTTGCTTCTGCCTTGTAAGTCGTCTTCATCAGATCGTTTACTTCTACAGGATTTGCCCCGTCTATGTTTTGAATAAAGTATGAAGCATTCCGGATACCCCGGTAGTAGCTGTTCCAGAAACTTTCTATGGTCCCATCCGTATTACTCCATACCGATCTGATCATATTGTTACTGTAATTAAAATCCCAGGTGTATTTGGCTTCATCCGAAGATGCCGTCCACGGACCAGAATTCTGTGTAGCCACAAACCGCTGAACCATTTCATTCGGAATTACAGAATAGATATTGGCCAAAAATTTATCGGTATTGGCTTTGGACTTAAAAATATCCTCTACTGTAATGACATCATCCGGCACCTGATCCAGATACTTATTACAGCCACTAAAGCACGACATCGTCAGCAGTGCAAATAAGATATATATTGATTTTTTCATGATCTTTGATTTAATAGATGAGTTAAAAACTAGCCTGAACACCTAATGTTACTGTGCGGACATTCGGGTATCGGGTACCATTGCTGGTATTGAGTTCAGGATCCCACAGCTTAAATTTACTCCAGTACAGCAGATTGACTCCCTGGATGTAGATCCGGGCATTTTTCATTCCTATACTCTGAAAGGTTCCCTTTTTAAAATTATACCCCAGATCGATGGTTTTTAATCTCAGGAAATCGATGTCTTTGACCCACCAGGTAGAACTGACAGCATTATTTTTATTTGCGGCATTTCCATAAGCCAACCGCGGATAGAAAGCATTGGGATTAGGATTTTCTTCTGTCCAGCGATCTTCGGCAACAGCAAATAAGTTACTTCTCTCGGCTCCTGTACTGTTATTAAATGGAATAATACCATCTCCGGCAATCTGCCTGTCGGCTCCTGAAATTCCCTGAAAAAATGCACCTACATAAAACTGCTTATAAGTGACATTAAATCCGAAACCGTAAATCGTATTCGGAACATCCCCGTTACCAATGCGTGTAACATCATTTGCATTGATTACACCATCTCCATTCAGATCTCTGTAACGGATATCTCCTACTCGCTGCGCACCCAAAGCACTCTGATCGGCATGTTCAGCAATCTCTTTCTGCGACTGGAATAAGCCATCTGCCACATAACCAAAACGAGACAGATAATTCACGCCACGTCTTTCCATATAGTCGAATGGCTGTTTTGGCTGATCATTTTCTATAACCTTATCCTTATTGTGGGTAAAGGTCGCCCGCATATCCAGATAAGCTTTGCCTATAGCAATGGGAGCCAGTTCCAGAGTTGCATCTATACCTTTATTATCCAATATCCCCAGATTGCCCCACGGAGAACTGTTCAATCCTACATAGCCCGGAAGCGCACCCCGCTGCAGGAAAACGCCTGAGCGTCTTTCTTTAAAGAAATCGACTGTCAATGATAATTTAGATTTAAAGGTTTTGATCTCTATACCAAGATTCTGTTTATGAGATTCAGCCCATTGTACATTGGTTCCGTAATCTGTAATAGCCGTTCCGCCATATCCCACATTATTGGATCCGTTACCGAAAGTATAGCCTCCTGCATCGGTATTAACTAAAGTCAGATAGCCAAAACGCCGCACCCCACTGTTAATATCCAATGCTCCGCCATCTCCGACTATACCATTGGAATAACGTAGTTTTAAGAAATCAAAAACATCCTTTACAGGTTCATAGAATTTTTCATTAGAAACAACCCATCCGACTCCGAAAGAAGGGAAAAATCCGAATTTCATATCTGGAGCAAAGTTTTCAGAACCGTTATATCCGAAATTTCCCTCCACAAAATACTTATCGGCAAAGGAATAAGTCAATCTTCCGGCTAATCCCTGACTTCTGAAAGGCAATGAGGAAGTTACGCTATTCGCAAAAGCAAATGTTTTCTCTCTTTGATTGAATAACAACATAGCACTGATCGTATGATCCTCTGCAATAGTGGTGTTATAGTTTAGAGATGCCTCGGTATAGAACTGTCTGTTTGCATCATTACTCTTTGAGAACGCCAGATCATCTGTACCTTGTGATATGATATTCAATATCGGGTTCCCGTTTTCATCATAGGGGAATAATCTGTTGATCAGATAAGTACTCCTGTTGCGGACACGATTAATGGTGTGCGAATTCCATATATCAAAGGAATATAAAGCAGAAAATGTCAATCCCGGAACCCAAAATTTCAGGTCCTGTGTCAATCTTGCATTAGTCATAATCTGATTAGAGAAGATATTCTGGAAACCTGTCTGTGTGACAAGCGCATAAGGGTTGGGCTGTGCTCCTGCACTGCTGACTCCCGGCACCAGATTACCCGGGTACATCACCGGATATAAAACCGGATTGGTCTGCATGACATTTGAAAAGGCATCCTGCGGATTTACCCCCGGATAGTTGATATTAGCCACATATCCCTGCATTCCCAACTCAAATTTGGTGGTAGAAGTCCAGTTCATCGATACATTAGAGGTGAAATTGTACCGCTTAAATCTTGTAGTAGCATCATAACTCTGTAATGCATCGGTACGTAGCAGACTCTCTTCATCATAATAGGCTCCCGACACATAATAGTTGGCAAACTCAGATCCACCTCTTGCACTGAAGTTGGCTCTGCGATTAGTAGATACACTTCTGAATAATTCATCCATCCAGTTTACATTAGGGTATAAATAAGGATCTGTACCCAGAATGGTATTGTTTATATAATTATTTG
Proteins encoded in this region:
- a CDS encoding SusC/RagA family TonB-linked outer membrane protein is translated as MKRKLLVSLWLLIGTVCMSAAFAQTKSELDITGTVKDELNNPLDGVTVVNTASKKTVATDPSGQFNILAARGDTIIVRYIGYEDYRTVINTTINLNVTLKAINNSINEVVVVGYGQQKKISLVGAQSTVKVEDLKVPIANLSAALAGRISGLIGVQRTGLPGSDGADLWIRGISTFNQSGNNASPLVVVDGIQGRDINSFDPEDISSFTILKDASATAVYGVAGANGVILITTKRGVSGKPVLMFNYNQGLTSFTKRPELTDGVTYMKLRNEARIATGLEKEYSNNYINNTILGTDPYLYPNVNWMDELFRSVSTNRRANFSARGGSEFANYYVSGAYYDEESLLRTDALQSYDATTRFKRYNFTSNVSMNWTSTTKFELGMQGYVANINYPGVNPQDAFSNVMQTNPVLYPVMYPGNLVPGVSSAGAQPNPYALVTQTGFQNIFSNQIMTNARLTQDLKFWVPGLTFSALYSFDIWNSHTINRVRNRSTYLINRLFPYDENGNPILNIISQGTDDLAFSKSNDANRQFYTEASLNYNTTIAEDHTISAMLLFNQREKTFAFANSVTSSLPFRSQGLAGRLTYSFADKYFVEGNFGYNGSENFAPDMKFGFFPSFGVGWVVSNEKFYEPVKDVFDFLKLRYSNGIVGDGGALDINSGVRRFGYLTLVNTDAGGYTFGNGSNNVGYGGTAITDYGTNVQWAESHKQNLGIEIKTFKSKLSLTVDFFKERRSGVFLQRGALPGYVGLNSSPWGNLGILDNKGIDATLELAPIAIGKAYLDMRATFTHNKDKVIENDQPKQPFDYMERRGVNYLSRFGYVADGLFQSQKEIAEHADQSALGAQRVGDIRYRDLNGDGVINANDVTRIGNGDVPNTIYGFGFNVTYKQFYVGAFFQGISGADRQIAGDGIIPFNNSTGAERSNLFAVAEDRWTEENPNPNAFYPRLAYGNAANKNNAVSSTWWVKDIDFLRLKTIDLGYNFKKGTFQSIGMKNARIYIQGVNLLYWSKFKLWDPELNTSNGTRYPNVRTVTLGVQASF